One genomic window of Rhizomicrobium sp. includes the following:
- a CDS encoding sensor histidine kinase: MPPAGDAREPPSERGWPLRITLLIAVTVALLPIAVVSILQGVDRARADVAQVHDRLIRSANAAAKDEENLLSSAEQIARALANVSDVRNVTRACDSVLGDALIGVKYFANLSRLGADGTKLCSALPRAKGLSASGRPIFERARASRSFVVSGLTMSQVLKQPVIIGMLPLRDATGRFDGALSVVLQLHWLDFMVRGNGLPKGAVVFIYDSDGHILASNDDGVAHALVDAARRYARPGDVYSANDARGNNWTFSTSPLRGGVINVAFAMRESHLFSDTYLHVGTDFLMPILMIGLAWAGIWFATERQVTQWIAYLRRISAAYRSGHYAIRPQLEDAPREFRSLGDGLSAMADSIQDRDRKLRDALTQKSLLIREIHHRVKNNLQIVMSLLSLQAGQLKDPAARDALMQAQVRINALALVHRILHEIEDQTTIDLKRLLHELAHQITEGMRGENVGVRVEEDLVERDVSGEVAVPLALFAVEALTNIFKYAFQPGQRGLVRIELAPTADGKLRLAISDDGAGFTDHGGKTGMGTRLIRTFGAQIGGVSALHSEPGKGTMVEVIFRDPLGAPNEVPAGTAET, encoded by the coding sequence ATGCCGCCCGCAGGCGACGCAAGGGAACCGCCGAGTGAGCGGGGCTGGCCGCTCCGCATCACGCTGCTCATCGCGGTAACCGTCGCGCTTCTTCCCATTGCCGTCGTCAGCATCCTGCAAGGCGTGGATCGCGCCCGCGCCGACGTCGCGCAGGTGCATGATCGCCTCATCCGCTCGGCCAACGCCGCCGCCAAGGACGAGGAGAATCTCCTGTCCTCGGCGGAGCAGATCGCGCGCGCGCTCGCCAATGTCAGCGACGTGCGCAACGTCACGCGGGCCTGCGATTCGGTCCTGGGCGACGCGCTGATCGGCGTGAAATATTTCGCCAATCTGTCCCGCCTCGGGGCCGACGGCACCAAGCTGTGTTCGGCGCTGCCGCGCGCCAAGGGGCTCAGCGCCTCGGGTCGGCCGATCTTCGAACGCGCCCGCGCCTCCAGGAGCTTCGTGGTGAGCGGCCTGACGATGAGCCAGGTCCTCAAGCAGCCGGTGATCATCGGCATGCTGCCGCTGCGCGACGCCACGGGGCGCTTCGACGGCGCGCTGTCGGTGGTGCTTCAGCTCCACTGGCTCGATTTCATGGTGCGCGGCAACGGACTGCCGAAGGGCGCGGTGGTGTTCATCTACGACAGCGACGGCCACATATTGGCCTCGAACGACGACGGCGTCGCCCACGCCCTTGTCGATGCCGCCCGCCGCTATGCCCGGCCGGGCGACGTCTATTCCGCCAACGACGCGCGGGGCAACAACTGGACCTTCTCGACCTCGCCGTTGCGCGGCGGGGTGATCAACGTCGCCTTCGCGATGCGCGAGAGCCATCTGTTCAGCGACACCTATCTGCATGTCGGCACCGACTTCCTGATGCCCATCCTGATGATCGGGCTGGCCTGGGCCGGCATCTGGTTCGCCACCGAGCGCCAGGTGACGCAATGGATCGCCTATCTGCGCCGCATCTCCGCCGCCTACCGGTCGGGCCATTACGCGATCCGGCCGCAACTCGAGGATGCGCCGCGCGAATTCCGCAGCCTGGGCGACGGGCTGTCGGCGATGGCCGACTCGATCCAGGACCGCGACCGCAAGCTGCGCGACGCGCTCACCCAGAAATCGCTGCTCATCCGCGAGATCCACCACCGCGTGAAGAACAATCTGCAGATCGTCATGAGCCTGCTCAGCCTGCAGGCCGGGCAGCTCAAGGATCCGGCGGCGCGCGACGCGCTGATGCAGGCCCAGGTCCGCATCAACGCGCTCGCCTTGGTGCACCGCATCCTGCACGAGATCGAGGACCAGACGACCATCGACCTGAAGCGCCTCCTGCACGAACTGGCGCACCAGATCACCGAGGGCATGCGCGGCGAGAATGTCGGCGTGCGGGTGGAAGAGGACCTGGTGGAACGCGACGTCTCGGGCGAGGTCGCCGTGCCGCTCGCGCTGTTCGCGGTCGAGGCCCTGACCAACATCTTCAAATACGCATTCCAGCCGGGTCAGCGCGGCTTGGTGCGGATCGAGTTGGCCCCGACCGCGGACGGCAAGCTCCGGCTCGCGATCAGCGATGACGGCGCCGGCTTCA
- a CDS encoding sigma-70 family RNA polymerase sigma factor: MTAPHTVPTAHSAPASEQPDDFKTELLGLVPFLRAFARSLCGSHEGADDLAQEALVKAWQSRDSFVPGTNLKAWLFTILRNQFYSDRRRAWRQAPWDQEAAEKIPGGGQDQGWSAELSDTARALRALTDEQREALILVGAGGFSYEDAAEICNCAVGTVKSRVARARKALIAILDGDEALPQSDRPPEGEAAREIMAQLDRLAPQDGPDAARRRRKGTAE; the protein is encoded by the coding sequence ATGACCGCCCCCCACACCGTCCCCACCGCGCACAGCGCCCCCGCCTCCGAACAGCCGGACGACTTCAAGACCGAGCTGTTGGGGCTTGTCCCTTTCCTGCGCGCCTTCGCGCGCTCGCTTTGCGGCAGCCATGAAGGCGCCGACGACCTCGCGCAGGAAGCCCTGGTGAAGGCGTGGCAGTCGCGAGACTCCTTCGTGCCCGGCACCAACCTGAAGGCCTGGCTCTTCACCATCCTGCGCAACCAGTTCTATTCGGATCGCCGCCGCGCTTGGCGCCAGGCGCCATGGGACCAGGAAGCCGCCGAGAAGATTCCCGGCGGTGGGCAGGACCAGGGTTGGTCCGCCGAACTGTCGGACACAGCCCGCGCGTTGCGCGCGCTCACCGACGAGCAGCGCGAGGCGCTGATCCTGGTCGGCGCCGGCGGCTTCTCCTACGAAGACGCTGCGGAAATCTGCAACTGCGCCGTGGGCACGGTGAAGAGCAGGGTTGCGCGCGCGCGAAAGGCGCTTATTGCAATCCTCGACGGCGATGAGGCATTGCCGCAATCGGACCGACCGCCCGAAGGGGAAGCTGCCCGTGAAATCATGGCGCAATTGGATCGCCTCGCGCCGCAAGACGGTCCCGATGCCGCCCGCAGGCGACGCAAGGGAACCGCCGAGTGA
- a CDS encoding NepR family anti-sigma factor: MSKEQNPNREKARAIRARQRVIGRELRRIYDAVAQEPVPDEFMDLLRRIDAKDESGKKSS; encoded by the coding sequence TTGTCTAAAGAACAGAACCCCAACCGCGAAAAAGCGCGCGCCATACGGGCGCGCCAGAGGGTCATCGGCCGAGAGTTGCGGCGCATCTACGATGCCGTGGCGCAGGAGCCCGTGCCCGACGAATTTATGGACCTGTTGCGTCGGATCGATGCGAAGGACGAGTCGGGGAAGAAATCCTCATGA